In Bos javanicus breed banteng chromosome 2, ARS-OSU_banteng_1.0, whole genome shotgun sequence, the following proteins share a genomic window:
- the AMMECR1L gene encoding AMMECR1-like protein isoform X1 — translation MGKRRCVPPLEPKLAAGCCGVKKPKLSGSGTHSHGNQSTTVPGSSSGPLQNHQHVDGSSGRENVSDLTLGPGNSPITRMNPASGALSPLPRPNGTANTTKNLVVTAEMCCYCFDVLYCHLYGFPQPRLPRFTNDPYPLFVTWKTGRDKRLRGCIGTFSAMNLHSGLREYTLTSALKDSRFPPLTREELPKLFCSVSLLTNFEDASDYLDWEVGVHGIRIEFINEKGVKRTATYLPEVAKEQDWDQIQTIDSLLRKGGFKAPITSEFRKTIKLTRYRSEKVTISYAEYIASRQHCFQNGTLHAPPLYNHYS, via the exons ATGGGAAAAAGACGTTGTGTTCCTCCACTTGAGCCCAAGCTGGCAGCGGGTTGTTGTGGGGTCAAGAAGCCTAAGTTATCTGGAAGTGGAACGCACAGTCACGGGAACCAGTCCACAACTGTCCCCGGCTCTAGTTCAGGACCTCTTCAAAACCACCAGCATGTGGATGGCAGCAGTGGTCGGGAGAATGTGTCGGACTTAACTCTGGGACCTGGAAACTCTCCCATCACACGAATGAATCCCGCATCGGGAGCGCTGAGCCCTCTCCCCCGGCCCAATGGAACTGCCAACACCACCAAGAACCTGGTGGTGACCGCAGAGATGTGCTGCTACTGCTTTGATGTCCTCTACTGTCACCTCTATGGCTTCCCGCAGCCACGACTTCCTAGGTTCACCAATGACCCCTA tccactctttgtgacatgGAAGACAGGGCGGGACAAGCGGCTTCGTGGCTGCATTGGGACCTTCTCAGCCATGAATCTTCATTCAGGACTCAGGGAATACACGCTAACCAG TGCACTTAAGGACAGCCGATTTCCCCCCCTGACCCGAGAGGAGCTGCCTAAACTTTTctgctctgtctccctccttaCTAACTTTGAGGATGCCAGTGATTACCTGGACTGGGAG GTTGGGGTCCATGGGATTCGAATTGAATTCATCAATGAAAAAGGCGTCAAACGTACAGCCACTTACTTACCTGAGGTTGCGAAGGAACAAG ACTGGGATCAGATCCAGACGATAGATTCCTTGCTCAGGAAAGGTGGCTTTAAGGCTCCAATTACCAGTGAATTCAGAAAAACCATCAAACTCACCAG GTACCGAAGTGAGAAGGTGACAATCAGTTATGCAGAGTATATAGCTTCTCGACAGCATTGTTTCCAGAATGGCACTCTTCATGCCCCGCCCCTCTACAATCATTACTCCTGA
- the AMMECR1L gene encoding AMMECR1-like protein isoform X2, with amino-acid sequence MGKRRCVPPLEPKLAAGCCGVKKPKLSGSGTHSHGNQSTTVPGSSSGPLQNHQHVDGSSGRENVSDLTLGPGNSPITRMNPASGALSPLPRPNGTANTTKNLVVTAEMCCYCFDVLYCHLYGFPQPRLPRFTNDPYPLFVTWKTGRDKRLRGCIGTFSAMNLHSGLREYTLTSALKDSRFPPLTREELPKLFCSVSLLTNFEDASDYLDWEVGVHGIRIEFINEKGVKRTATYLPEVAKEQDWDQIQTIDSLLRKGGFKAPITSEFRKTIKLTRNNHLAVEE; translated from the exons ATGGGAAAAAGACGTTGTGTTCCTCCACTTGAGCCCAAGCTGGCAGCGGGTTGTTGTGGGGTCAAGAAGCCTAAGTTATCTGGAAGTGGAACGCACAGTCACGGGAACCAGTCCACAACTGTCCCCGGCTCTAGTTCAGGACCTCTTCAAAACCACCAGCATGTGGATGGCAGCAGTGGTCGGGAGAATGTGTCGGACTTAACTCTGGGACCTGGAAACTCTCCCATCACACGAATGAATCCCGCATCGGGAGCGCTGAGCCCTCTCCCCCGGCCCAATGGAACTGCCAACACCACCAAGAACCTGGTGGTGACCGCAGAGATGTGCTGCTACTGCTTTGATGTCCTCTACTGTCACCTCTATGGCTTCCCGCAGCCACGACTTCCTAGGTTCACCAATGACCCCTA tccactctttgtgacatgGAAGACAGGGCGGGACAAGCGGCTTCGTGGCTGCATTGGGACCTTCTCAGCCATGAATCTTCATTCAGGACTCAGGGAATACACGCTAACCAG TGCACTTAAGGACAGCCGATTTCCCCCCCTGACCCGAGAGGAGCTGCCTAAACTTTTctgctctgtctccctccttaCTAACTTTGAGGATGCCAGTGATTACCTGGACTGGGAG GTTGGGGTCCATGGGATTCGAATTGAATTCATCAATGAAAAAGGCGTCAAACGTACAGCCACTTACTTACCTGAGGTTGCGAAGGAACAAG ACTGGGATCAGATCCAGACGATAGATTCCTTGCTCAGGAAAGGTGGCTTTAAGGCTCCAATTACCAGTGAATTCAGAAAAACCATCAAACTCACCAG GAATAATCACCTTGCAGTGGAGGAGTGA
- the POLR2D gene encoding DNA-directed RNA polymerase II subunit RPB4 codes for MAAGGSDPRSGDVEEDASQLIFPKEFETAETLLNSEVHMLLEHRKQQNESAEDEQELSEVFMKTLNYTARFSRFKNRETIASVRSLLLQKKLHKFELACLANLCPETAEESKALIPSLEGRFEDEELQQILDDIQTKRSFQY; via the exons ATGGCGGCGGGCGGTAGCGATCCGCGCTCTGGAGATGTAGAGGAGGACGCGTCACAACTCATCTTTCCCAAAG AGTTTGAAACAGCTGAGACGCTTCTGAATTCCGAAGTTCATATGCTTCTTGAGCATCGAAAGCAGCAGAATGAGAGCGCAGAGGATGAGCAGGAACTTTCCGAGGTCTTCATGAAAACTTTAAATTACACTGCCCGTTTCAGTCGTTTCAAAAACAGAGAGACCATTGCCAGTGTCCGTAG CTTGCTGCTCCAGAAGAAGCTTCATAAGTTTGAGTTGGCCTGTTTAGCCAACCTTTGTCCAGAGACTGCTGAGGAGTCCAAGGCTCTGATCCCAAG CCTGGAGGGGCGGTTTGAAGATGAGGAGCTACAGCAGATTCTTGATGACATCCAGACCAAGCGTAGCTTTCAGTATTAA